The genomic region CTCGCATCGCGCGAAAGTCGGCAAGGCCAAGCTCAAGCTCGCGATCGAACTGACGCGCGAGGTGCTTGAGGTGCCTGCCGATTACAAGATCGGCATCGTGCCGGCGTCGGATACCGGCGCGGTCGAGATGGCGTTGTGGTCGCTGCTCGGCGCGCGGCCCGTCACCACGCTCGCCTGGGAATCCTTCGGCGAGGGCTGGGTCAGCGATATCGTCAAGGAATTGAAGCTGAAGGACGTCACCAAGCTCAACGCGGCTTATGGTGAAATCCCCGATCTCTCCAAGGTCGATCCGAAGTCGGATATCGTCTTCACCTGGAACGGCACCACCTCGGGTGTGCGCGTGCCGAACGCCGACTGGATCAGCGCGGATCGCGAAGGCCTGACGATTTGCGACGCGACCTCGGCCGCCTTCGCGCAGCCGCTCGATTTCGCCAAGCTCGATGTCGTCACCTTCTCCTGGCAGAAGGCGCTCGGCGGTGAAGCCGCACACGGCATGCTGATCCTGTCGCCGCGCGCGGTGGAACGGCTCGAGACCTACAAGCCGGCCTGGCCGCTGCCGAAGATCTTCCGCCTCACCAAGGGCGGCAAGCTCAACCAGGGCATCTTCGAAGGCGAGACCATCAACACGCCGTCGATGCTCTGCGTCGAGGACTATCTCGATGCGTTGAACTGGGCGAAGTCGATCGGCGGCCTGAAGGCGCTGATCGCCCGCGCCGACGCCAACACCAAGGCGCTCGCCGACTGGAAGGCGCGGACGCCGTGGATCGACTTCCTGGCCAAGGATCCCGCGATCCGCTCCAACACCTCGGTGTGCCTGAAGTTCACCGACCCCGCGATCACTTCGCTTCCATCCGACGCACAGGCCGACTTCTGCAAGAAGCTGGTCGCGCTGGTGGAGAAGGAGAACGCCGGCTTCGACTTCGCGTATTACCGCGACGCGCCGGCCGGTTTGCGGATCTGGTGCGGCGCCACCGTCGAAGCCAAGGATGTCGAGCTGCTGACGCAGTGGATCGACTGGGCCTTCGCCGAGACCAAGGCAGCGTTGCCCAAGGCGGCATAAGTTTTCTGTTGTCACCTCTCCCCGTTCTTCCGGGGAGAGGTCGGATCGCGCAGCGATCCGGGTGAGGGGCCCTCTCGGCTTGTTCCTCGCCCGTGGCTGCCCCTCACCCCAACCCTCTGCCCGCAAGAGCGGGGAGAGGGAGAAGTGATCAGAGACTTCACCACATCGGTCCAGGAGACCCGCCCGCCGCAGGGCAAAGGAACAATCGAGATGACAAAACCCAAAGTTCTGATTTCCGACGCGCTGTCTCCCGCCGCCGTGCAGATCTTCAAGGATCGCGGCGTCGAGGTCGACTTCCAGCCCAACCTCGGCAAGGACAAGGAAAAGCTCGCCGAGATCATCGGCAATTACGACGGCCTCGCGATCCGCTCGGCCACCAAGGCGACCGCCAAGCTCATCGAGAAGGCGACCAGGCTGAAGGTGATCGGCCGCGCCGGCATCGGCGTCGACAATGTCGAGATTCCGGCCGCGACCGCCAAGGGCATCATCGTGATGAACACGCCGTTCGGCAATTCGATCACGACCGCCGAGCATGCCATCACCCTGATGCTGGCGCTGGCGCGAGAGATCCCGCAGGCCGACGCCTCGACCCAGGCCGGCAAGTGGGAGAAGAACCGCTTCATGGGCGTCGAGATCACCGCCAAGACCCTCGGCGTGATCGGCTGCGGCAATATCGGCACGATCGTCGCCGACCGCGCGCTCGGCCTGCGCATGAAGGTGATCGCGTTCGATCCGTTCCTGTCGCCGGAGCGTGCCAAGGACATCGGCGTCGAGAAGGTCGAGCTCGACGATCTCTTGAAGCGCGCCGACTTCATCACGCTGCACACGCCGCTGACCGAGAAGACCCGCAACGTGATCGATGCGGCCGCGATCGCCAAGATGAAGAAGGGCGTGCGCATCATCAACTGCGCGCGCGGCGGCCTGGTCGACGAGCAGGCGCTGGTCGACGCGCTGAACTCCAAGCACGTCGCGGGCGCCGCCTTCGACGTGTTCGTCGAGGAGCCGGCGACCTCGAACGTGCTGTTCGGCCATCCCAACGTGATCTGCACTCCGCATCTCGGCGCCTCCACCACCGAAGCGCAGGAAAACGTCGCGCTGCAGGTCGCCGAGCAGATGTCGGACTATCTGCTGTCGGGCGCGATCTCCAACGCGGTCAACTTCCCTTCGATCACCGCGGAAGAGGCGCCGAAGCTGAAGCCGTTCATCGAGCTCGCCGAAAAACTCGGCTCGTTCGCCGGCCAGCTCACCGAGAGCGGCATCCTCAAGACAGAGATCACCTACGAGGGCCACGTCGCCGAGATGAAGATCAAGGCGATCACCTCGGCGGTGCTATCGGGCCTGCTGCGGCCCATGCTGGGCGAGATCAACGTCGTCTCGGCGCCGGTCGTCGCCAAGGAGCGCGGCATGGTGGTCGACGAGGTCGTCCGCGCTGCGCAGAGCGACTATGAAAGCCTGATCACGGTCACCGTCACCACCGAGCGTCAGGAGCGTTCGGTGTCCGGCACCGTCTACGCCGACGGCAAGCCGCGTCTCGTCGACATCAAGGGCATCCGCGTCGACGCCGAGTTCGGCAAGTCGATGATCTATGTGACCAACGAGGACAAGCCGGGTTTCATCGGCGCATTCGCGAGCCTCTTGGGTGATGCGAAAATCAATATCGCGACCTTCCATCTCGGCCGCGTCAAGCAAGGCGGCGACGCCATTGCGCTGGTCGAGGTCGACGGCGCGGTGCCGCCGGAGCTGCTCGCCAAGGTGCAGACGCTGCCGCAGGTGAAGCAGGCCAAGGCGCTGACGTTCTAGTTCTTGCGATCGGCGGTTTGCCCGCACACTCGCTTTACCTCTCCCGCTTGCGGGGGAGGTCGGATCGCATCGATAGATGCGATCCGGGTGGGGGCTCTCTCCTCACGAAGACTCTTGATTGCGGAAATACCCCCACCCCAGCCCTCCCCCGCAAGCGGGAGAGGGGGCAAAGCGAGCTCTTGGTTATCACCTGATCTCGCTCAAGCACGTCCAAATTCCGATCTGCGGAACATGACGCCGTCTCCGGTCGCGGAGGCGGCGTTTGTCGTTCCGGGACGTCCGGTATTGCTGTTGCGCCCGACGAAAAATGTGTACGAACGGGCCACGACGCGCCACAATGACCGTCATCTCAGAGGGAGAAAACAATGCGTGAAGCTGTAATCGTTTCCTACGCGCGCACAGGCCTGGCGAAGTCCGGCCGTGGCGGATTCAACATCACCCCGCCGATGTCGCTCGCCGCGCACGCCATCAAGCACGCGGTCGACCGCGCCGGTGTCGACAAGGAATATGTCGAGGATTGCTATCTCGGCAATTGCGCGCATGGCGCGCCGAACATCGGCCGCCAGGCGGCGCTGCTCGCGGGCCTGCCGAAGTCGACCGCCGGCGTCTCCGTGAACCGCTTCTGCTCGTCGGGCCTGCAGACCATCGCGATGGCCGCCAACTCGATCCGTTCCGACGGTTCCGATTGCATCGTCGCCGGCGGCGTCGAGAGCATCTCGATTCCCGGCGGCGGCTCGCCGAAGGAATCGATCGATCCCGAGCTGCTCAAGACCGCGCCCGACATCTTCATGGCGATGATCGATACCGCCGATATCGTCGCCGAGCGCTACAAGCTCAGCCGCGAATACCAGGACGAGTATTCGCTGGAGTCGCAGCGCCGCATGGCGGCCGCGCAGCAGGCCAACAAGTTCAAGGACGAAATCGTCCCGATGAAGACCAAGATGAAGGTGGTCGACAAGGCGACCAAGGCCGAGTCGATCGTCGACTACGTGGTCGATCGCGACGAGTGCAACCGCCCCGAGACCACGCTGGAGGGCCTCGCCAAGCTCGAGCCGGTCAAGGGCCCGGGCAAGTTCGTCACCGCCGGCAATGCCAGCCAGCTCTCCGACGGCGCCGCCGCCGTGGTGCTGATGGAAGCCAAGGACGCCGAGAAGCGCGGCCTCAACCCGCTCGGCCGCTTCGTGGCCTGGGCCTCGGCCGGCTGCGAGCCCGACGAGATGGGCATCGGCCCGGTCTTTGCCGTGCCGAAGCTGCTCAAGCGCCATGGCCTGAAGATCGACGACATCGATCTCTGGGAGCTCAACGAGGCGTTCGCCAGCCAGTGCCTCTATTCGCGCGACCAGCTCGGCATCGATCCCGAGAAGTATAACGTCAATGGCGGCTCGATCGCGATCGGCCATCCCTTCGGCATGACCGGCGCCCGGCTCACCGGCCACCTGCTGCAGGAAGGCCGTCGCCGCAAGGCCAAGTGGGGCGTCGTGACCATGTGCATCGGCGGCGGCCAGGGCGGCGCCGGCCTGTTCGAGATCTACAGCTGAGCGCAACTCGGCTGACCGCTCAGGATTTGCAGCACGGCGCCTCAAGGGCGCCGTGCTTTTTTCGTACTCTCTCCCGCCGTCATTGCGAGCGAAGCGAAGCAATCCATTGTCACCGCACATGCGGACGGATGGATTGCGTCGTCGCTTCGCTGCTCGCAATGACGGTAATGGAGACCTTCCGACACCGCCGCGCCATGCGGCAGCCGTCGCGGCGCCATCGTCGTGCCGCAGGGAAACCTCAATCGAACCAGTCCCTTCCTCGCTGCGTCTCACCACGAGAAACGGCGCGCCGTCGAGCCCGGCGCGCCGTTCGTCTCGCGCGCCATGCGGCGTTTTTCCGGAGGGATGTCATGTGTAGGATTGCGAATTATCTTGTGACCACCAGCCTGGTGCTGGCGGGTACGCTGGTTGCCGGGCCGCTGCATGCGGCCAATCTCGATGCGGCCTCGCAGGTCGATGCCGTGACCGTCTATCCCGATGGCGCGAGCGTCACCCGCGTCATCACGCTGGATCTGCCTGCCGGCGACAACACGCTCATCGCCAGGGATTTCCCGATGGGGCTCGATCCGTCCTCGCTGCGGGTCGAGGGCGAGGGCGGAGCGAAGCTCACGATCGGCGCGATCGACACCAAGCTGCCGGGGCCGCTGCTGCCGCAAAATCTCTCCGAGATCGACAAGCGCATCGAGGCGCTTGACGATCAGCGCGCCGATTTGCAGGGACTGATCAGCGCGGCCGAGGCGCGGCGCAAATTTGCCGAGCGCTTTGCCGAGGCGTCGCCCGCGGGCCTCGGCGAAAAGGGCGAGGCGCGTCCGCTCAGCGAGTGGCGCGCGGCGTTCTCGGCGGTGGCCGACGAGGTCGCAACCGCCGACAGCGCGATCCGTGACGCCGAGCGCAAGATCCGCGTGATCGACCGCGATCTTGCGCAGCTCGCAGCCGATCGCACCAGCAAGCCGCCGAGCAGGGTCGAGGTGCGGATCGACGTCGCCTCGCAGGCGGCGACCAAGGCGACCTTGCGGGTCACCTATGCGGTTCCCAACGCGCGCTGGACGCCGCTCTATGACGCCCGGCTCGACACCGGCGCCAAAGACCGCAAGCCCGCGATCGAATTGGTGCGCCGCGCCGAGATCACCCAGTCGACCGGCGAGGACTGGTCGAACGTGGCGCTCGTCGTCTCCACCGTGCGGGTCGCGCGCGGCGGCAATGCGCCCGATCTCCGCTCGCTGATCGTGCAATATCCGCAACCGCCGCGGCCGCTGGCGAAGCTTTCCGGAGAGGCCAGCATGCGCTCGCGTGAGGCGCTGGCACCCGCGCCGGCCGCCGATGCGGTTCAGCAATTCCGCTTTGGTGGGGGACGCATGGACGAACTGGAAGCCACCGCCGAGGTCGGTGCCTTCCAGGCCACCTTCAGGATTCCCGGCCGCGTCAGCGTTGCCGCCAATGAGGGCGCAAAGAGCCTGCGCATCTCGACGGCGACGATCACACCCGATCTCGCGGTTCGCGCCGTTCCGGTGATCGATCCGACCGCGTTCCTGGAAGCGAGCTTCGTGCAGGCCGACGACGCGCCGCTGCTGCCGGGGCAAATCTCGATCTACCGCGACGGCATCTTTGTCGGCCGCAGCCGGATGGCCACCGCCGCCAAGGACGAGACAGTGCGGCTCGGTTTCGGCGCCGACGACAAGGTCAAGATCGAACGCACGGTGGTGAAGCGCAACGAGGGCTCCGCGGGCCTGATCGTGACCACGGCGAAGACCGATGAGCGCGCCTTCAAGACTGCGGTACGCAACGGCCACGACTTCCCGATCAAGGTCGCGATCCAGGATCAGCTCCCGGTCAGCGAGAACGACGATATCGTGGTCGAGATGCTGCCGTCGTCGACGCCGGCGACGACGACCAATCTGCGCGACAAGCGCGGCGTGCTGGAATGGGCGTTCGAGGCCAAGGCCGGCGAAGTCCGTGACGTCAATTTCGCCTGGCGGATGCGCTGGCCCAAGGACAAGGGCGTCGTGATGGTGCCGGCGGGCTAGAGCCCGTGCCGGGCTCCAGCGTTGTTGCTTGACGCGTTTTCTTCACGCGAACCGGAACCCACTTCGCTTGAAACGCTATGAGGACCTGCGTCATCTGCCGATGACATCTCTCCCGATCTCGGGCATCACTTTGCCAAAGGCAACAAAGCCTGAGATCGGGAGGATCCATGAGCTACCAGCACATCATCGTCGATGATCCGCGTCCGCGCGTCCGCCGCATCACGCTGAACCGCCCCGAGAAGCGCAACGCGCTGAACAACCGCCTGCGCGGTGAGATCTTCGAGGTGCTGGAGCAGGCCGACCGCGATCCCGGGATTTCGATCTCGATCCTGCGCGGCGCCGGACCCTGTTTCTCGGCGGGCTACGATCTCTCCGCCGACAACCGCGTCGACCAGCCCTATCATTCGGCATCCGGCCCCGGCCAGTGGTCGCGCCATGTCGTCGAGGGCTGGTTCTCGATCTGGGATCTCGCAAAGCCCGTGATCGCGCAGGTGCACGGCTACTGCCTCGCCGGCGGCACCGAGCTCGCGACCGCCTGCGACGTGGTCTACGTCGCCGACGACGCCCAGATCGGCTATCCGCCGGTGCGGCTGATGAGCCCGCCCGACATGCAGTATCACCCGTGGCTGGTCGGCATGCGCCGCGCCATGGAATTGATGCTGACGGGCGACGCGATGTCCGGCCGCGAGGCCGCCGATTGGGGCTATGCGACCCGGTCGTTTCCGCTCGCCGAACTGGAGGCGAAGACGCTGGATTTCGCCGAGCGCGCGGCCAAGGTGCCGATCGAGCTGCAGCAGCTCAACAAGCGCAGCGTCCACCGCGCGATGGAAATCATGGGCGCCCGCGCCGCGATCCGCGCCGGCACCGAGATCCAGGCGCTGGCCTTCACGACCGAGGCCAGCAAGGCCTACATGGCGGGCTTCCGCCGCGACGGCGGCAGTGTGAAGGCCCAGCTCGACCAGCGCGACACGACGTTCGGGGATTACCGGACGAAGAAGGAGTGAGGATCACGCAAGCCGCGTGCTGAGCTGCCGTCACCCTGAGGCGGCCGCAAAGCGGCCGTCTCGAAGGGCGGCGGCCCGGCTGTCTCCGTGCGGCTGCATCGTGGGCCGTGCATCCTTCGAGGCTCGCCCAGCGGCGCAATTGCGCCGCAAGGCTCGCACCTACAGCGACAAAGGCGAAGCCTTTGCTTGTCCCTTGAGCTCGGGCGCCTCTGCAATACTGGGTCGCCCGGTGGAGCCGGGCGACGACACGGTGGTTTGCGGCGAACGCCGTCTCACTTCGCCTTCAGGAAGTCGCCGACCTCGAGCAGCACGAACTCGTCGTCATCGGCCTTGTTCGGGTCGCGGCTCGAGGAGAACGGCAGGTTGTTGTCGTTGCCGACGATGATGTGGGTCTCGTCGACCCGGTCGACATTCTCGATCGTGAAGAACGGGAAGGTGTAGACGCCGTCGTTGAGCGGCTTGCGCGCCTTCTTGTTGGGATCGCGGATCTTCATCAGGTCGATATGGGCGATCTTGCGCACCGGCTTGCCGACATTGGCGTCGGACAGCTCGATCTTGTAGACGCGCTTGAACTTGGCGAGGTCGGGAAAGCAGTTCTCGCCGCGCTGGCCTTGCGGGCAGGCCTTGTCGGCGGTGCCTTCGCCATTGTCGCGTTCGATGACGAGGCCCTGGGCCGGATCGATCATGTTGAAGTCGCCGATCGCATTGCCGTTCTGCTCGAACACGTACTGCCAGTAGCGTCCGGTGAACTTCTCCGCCGCGACGTCGAATTCCAGGATGCGCGAGGCTTCCTTGCCGTCGACCTTCTCCCAATCCTTCTTGTCGGCATCCCACAGCGGGCCTTCGAGCAGGCCGTAGAGGAACTTGCCGTCCTTGGAGGAAGCAAAGCCTTCATAGCCCTTGGAGCGGCGCAGGTTGACGTTGGTATAGGAGGCGCCGGGCGCGCCGGGTGACTGCACCGCCCAATGATCCGGCGAACGCACCGGCTTGCCGTCGGCGACGGTCTCGAACACGGCGAGGATCTTGCCGGTCTTGTCGGCCTTGAGGATGTAGGGCCCGAACTCGTCGCCGATCCAGAAAATGTCGTTGATGATCTGGAAGCCCTCGGTGTCGAAATCGGCACCGGTCAAATAGCGCTTGGCGGTGTCCTCGTGCACGATGCGGAACGGCACCTTCCTGTCGGGATCGTGCAGGAACACGGTCTCCTGACGCTCGATCTTGCCGTTCGCCCAGTCGATCTTGTGCCGGTTCAGGTACAGCATCGAGTCGGCCGAGTTGTAGCGCGAGCCCATGCCGTTGTCGGTGATCACCCAGAACGAGCCGTCGGGCATCACCTTGATGCCGGAATGGCCCTGCAGCGGCTGACCCTTGAACGGCAGCGACACGCCGGTCGGCCGCTCATAGGACTTGCCCATTACGGTGCCGATCGCGTCGACGCGCTTGCCGGTGGTGTATTTTCCCGAAGTCTTCAGATCGTTCGGGGTGTCGGCGGGGGCGTCGATGAAGCTCTCCGCCGGCA from Bradyrhizobium elkanii USDA 76 harbors:
- a CDS encoding mucoidy inhibitor MuiA family protein, translated to MCRIANYLVTTSLVLAGTLVAGPLHAANLDAASQVDAVTVYPDGASVTRVITLDLPAGDNTLIARDFPMGLDPSSLRVEGEGGAKLTIGAIDTKLPGPLLPQNLSEIDKRIEALDDQRADLQGLISAAEARRKFAERFAEASPAGLGEKGEARPLSEWRAAFSAVADEVATADSAIRDAERKIRVIDRDLAQLAADRTSKPPSRVEVRIDVASQAATKATLRVTYAVPNARWTPLYDARLDTGAKDRKPAIELVRRAEITQSTGEDWSNVALVVSTVRVARGGNAPDLRSLIVQYPQPPRPLAKLSGEASMRSREALAPAPAADAVQQFRFGGGRMDELEATAEVGAFQATFRIPGRVSVAANEGAKSLRISTATITPDLAVRAVPVIDPTAFLEASFVQADDAPLLPGQISIYRDGIFVGRSRMATAAKDETVRLGFGADDKVKIERTVVKRNEGSAGLIVTTAKTDERAFKTAVRNGHDFPIKVAIQDQLPVSENDDIVVEMLPSSTPATTTNLRDKRGVLEWAFEAKAGEVRDVNFAWRMRWPKDKGVVMVPAG
- a CDS encoding enoyl-CoA hydratase-related protein, which produces MSYQHIIVDDPRPRVRRITLNRPEKRNALNNRLRGEIFEVLEQADRDPGISISILRGAGPCFSAGYDLSADNRVDQPYHSASGPGQWSRHVVEGWFSIWDLAKPVIAQVHGYCLAGGTELATACDVVYVADDAQIGYPPVRLMSPPDMQYHPWLVGMRRAMELMLTGDAMSGREAADWGYATRSFPLAELEAKTLDFAERAAKVPIELQQLNKRSVHRAMEIMGARAAIRAGTEIQALAFTTEASKAYMAGFRRDGGSVKAQLDQRDTTFGDYRTKKE
- the serA gene encoding phosphoglycerate dehydrogenase is translated as MTKPKVLISDALSPAAVQIFKDRGVEVDFQPNLGKDKEKLAEIIGNYDGLAIRSATKATAKLIEKATRLKVIGRAGIGVDNVEIPAATAKGIIVMNTPFGNSITTAEHAITLMLALAREIPQADASTQAGKWEKNRFMGVEITAKTLGVIGCGNIGTIVADRALGLRMKVIAFDPFLSPERAKDIGVEKVELDDLLKRADFITLHTPLTEKTRNVIDAAAIAKMKKGVRIINCARGGLVDEQALVDALNSKHVAGAAFDVFVEEPATSNVLFGHPNVICTPHLGASTTEAQENVALQVAEQMSDYLLSGAISNAVNFPSITAEEAPKLKPFIELAEKLGSFAGQLTESGILKTEITYEGHVAEMKIKAITSAVLSGLLRPMLGEINVVSAPVVAKERGMVVDEVVRAAQSDYESLITVTVTTERQERSVSGTVYADGKPRLVDIKGIRVDAEFGKSMIYVTNEDKPGFIGAFASLLGDAKINIATFHLGRVKQGGDAIALVEVDGAVPPELLAKVQTLPQVKQAKALTF
- a CDS encoding thiolase family protein — translated: MREAVIVSYARTGLAKSGRGGFNITPPMSLAAHAIKHAVDRAGVDKEYVEDCYLGNCAHGAPNIGRQAALLAGLPKSTAGVSVNRFCSSGLQTIAMAANSIRSDGSDCIVAGGVESISIPGGGSPKESIDPELLKTAPDIFMAMIDTADIVAERYKLSREYQDEYSLESQRRMAAAQQANKFKDEIVPMKTKMKVVDKATKAESIVDYVVDRDECNRPETTLEGLAKLEPVKGPGKFVTAGNASQLSDGAAAVVLMEAKDAEKRGLNPLGRFVAWASAGCEPDEMGIGPVFAVPKLLKRHGLKIDDIDLWELNEAFASQCLYSRDQLGIDPEKYNVNGGSIAIGHPFGMTGARLTGHLLQEGRRRKAKWGVVTMCIGGGQGGAGLFEIYS
- a CDS encoding esterase-like activity of phytase family protein, with protein sequence MRLSLLCSVASILLATSAFAQSEGEFPATLAGHAVMPAESFIDAPADTPNDLKTSGKYTTGKRVDAIGTVMGKSYERPTGVSLPFKGQPLQGHSGIKVMPDGSFWVITDNGMGSRYNSADSMLYLNRHKIDWANGKIERQETVFLHDPDRKVPFRIVHEDTAKRYLTGADFDTEGFQIINDIFWIGDEFGPYILKADKTGKILAVFETVADGKPVRSPDHWAVQSPGAPGASYTNVNLRRSKGYEGFASSKDGKFLYGLLEGPLWDADKKDWEKVDGKEASRILEFDVAAEKFTGRYWQYVFEQNGNAIGDFNMIDPAQGLVIERDNGEGTADKACPQGQRGENCFPDLAKFKRVYKIELSDANVGKPVRKIAHIDLMKIRDPNKKARKPLNDGVYTFPFFTIENVDRVDETHIIVGNDNNLPFSSSRDPNKADDDEFVLLEVGDFLKAK
- a CDS encoding phosphoserine transaminase — encoded protein: MIAAKPASRPEVPHFSSGPCAKRPGWNPNNLKDAALGRSHRAKVGKAKLKLAIELTREVLEVPADYKIGIVPASDTGAVEMALWSLLGARPVTTLAWESFGEGWVSDIVKELKLKDVTKLNAAYGEIPDLSKVDPKSDIVFTWNGTTSGVRVPNADWISADREGLTICDATSAAFAQPLDFAKLDVVTFSWQKALGGEAAHGMLILSPRAVERLETYKPAWPLPKIFRLTKGGKLNQGIFEGETINTPSMLCVEDYLDALNWAKSIGGLKALIARADANTKALADWKARTPWIDFLAKDPAIRSNTSVCLKFTDPAITSLPSDAQADFCKKLVALVEKENAGFDFAYYRDAPAGLRIWCGATVEAKDVELLTQWIDWAFAETKAALPKAA